The Candidatus Limnocylindrales bacterium genome includes the window CCGGCCATACCTGCTCCAAATCCAAACGTCCAGGCATCTATTTTACGGGTTGCAATTCCAAGACAGGAGCTCATAGAGCGATTTTGTGTGACGGCCCGAATTTTCAATCCTATATTCGAACGAAAAAGCACAGCGTAAGTGATTATAACGCATACCACCGCCAATCCGATAATGAAAAGTCGATTGTAGGGAAGATAAACCCCCACCAGAATCTGGATACCGCCACTGAGCCAATTTGGAGAAACTACCGAGACGTTTGCTGCACCAAAGATCTGTCGTACCGCCTGTTGCAGAATCAAGCTAACACCCCAGGTAGCCAGTAAAGTTTCCAGGGGTCGCCCGTAAAGGAAACGAATCAGACACCGCTCCAAAAGTAAACCCATCCCACTGGCCACTACAAAGGAGAAGGGAAGAGCCAGTAAAAAGTAGTAATTAAAAAGACTAGCAGGTAAAGAGTTCACAAACCATTGTTGCATCACATAGGTGGCATAGGCTCCCAACATCATAAGTTCACCGTGGGCCATATTAATGACACCCATTAAACCGAAGACGATGGCCAGCCCTAAAGCCATCAAGAGCAAAATAGAACTGAGACTAATCCCTCGAAACAGGGTCTCCACGACCCGGGTAAAGATTGCCCAATTTTCTATCTTCTTAATTGCCTGTCCGGCAGCTTCACGCACAGTTGGATCCGGGTCCCCTCCAGAGCCATCGGGAGTTGTATCCTGTAATTTTTGAAGGCCGGGAATCGCCTCTTCAACACCTAACTCTCCAAGCCGTCGGGCCGCAGTACGTCGTACAGTAGGATCTGCGTCTGTTAATTTGATGAGTTGAATCGCGGCCTCAATAGCGTAACGGTTCCATCGATCCGATTCGGCGGCCAAAGCCTCTGTCAACAAGGGTATAGAAGCCGGATCTCCCATCTGACCCAGCTTAATAGCAGACGCCCGACGGGTACTGCTATCCGGGCTGAAGAGGCTGAGCCGGTTGGTAAGATCATCAATAAAAGGCTTAATTATTTTGCGTAAATTTCGATTCGCTTGAATTTCCTTAAGTTCTGTGAGTGGAACCTGGAGGATTTGACCCTTGGCATCCAACAAGGGTTGTTTACCATATGCACTGAACAGAGGTACAATTTTGGTCTCCCCCTGGGTCAGGATTTCCCCTCCGATGACTATCTGGGATCCTCCGTCGGCAGACTTCCATACATAAAGCCCCCCTTCTCGAAGAGCAATAAAAAGCGGAAGTAATTGAAGATCATTCCGTTTACCCAAGGCCAGGACCGCTGCTTCAAGGGTCGCAGCATCCTGACTGGCCAGGGCGGCTATCTCTTGGGAGATCTCGGCTCCGGGAGCCGACCCACCGGTAGCCATCTTTGAGGTTAACTCACCTTCCGCGCCTTCCACCCTCTGGAGCCATCCCCCTAACCCATTCGGGATTAAAATCAATAATAACCCTAAACCCCAGATAAATGCCCAACGACACGCAATCCCATGTTTCTGTTTTTTCTTTCTACCGGCTGGTATTGTAGCCATGAACCTTTGTCTCCCATTTACCGTGAAAATGTTGCCTGAAGGTAAGGACAACCTGACTTTCAAGGGCTGATAGACAGACCCCCTTCCCTACTCTTTCCCCTTCCATGGCAAGGAAGAGTTAGAATAGGAGCCTGTCCCCATCCGCTACCTGTAAAGAGCGACCCATCGGGTAACCCTTTAACGGGATTCCCTTCGTAACTCGCTGCTCACCCTTCGCTCCCTGTAGGGCAGGTTTGAAACCTGCCCTACAGGGTTTCCCTTCGTAATTCACCACGCGCCCTTCGCTACGTGTAAGGGTAATTAGAGAAAACTGCCTTACCGGCTAACACGGAAATGGTTTAGACCTTGTGGAAGTTATCCAATAAAAATTTCCTCCTAACCTTTGGTATAAGTCCCCTTGTGATTAACCCAATCACAACCTTTATCCGGACTGGTATATTGGCTCCAGGGCTCGGCACGGACTAACCCCTCGGATTGCCAAACAATTCGAAATTGCCCATCCTTCTGAATTTCTCCAATGAGAACCGGCTTATAGGTGTGATGATTGTTCTCATCCATTTTTTTCTTTCCACCGGGTGCCATAAACTCCAGTCCGTAAACGGCCTGGCGGACAGCATCCACGTCGGTAGTACCGGCTTTTTCAACGGCCATCCTCCAGACATAGACTCCGTAATAAGCAGCCTCGATGGGATCGTCGGTAACCCGAGATTCTCCACCCGGTAAATTATTTTTCTTACAATAGGCTTTAAAATTAGCTACAAACTTCTTGTTCTCCGGGGTATCAATGGATTGAAAATAGTTCCAGGTAGCCAAATGACCTACCAAGGCAGAGGTATCCATACCTCGCAATTCATCCTCGGCTACACTGAAGGCCATGATCGGCACTTGCTCCGACGTAATCCCTTGATTAACAAATTCCTTGTAGAAAGGCACATTACTATCTCCATTAATCGTGCTGAGGACTGCGGCATCCCCCCCGCTGGCAAATTTCTTAATTTTTCCTACAATGGTTTGATAATCTTGATGATGGAAAGGCGTGTACTCTTCCATAATATTTTCTTCAGGAATACCCTTAGCTAACAGCATAGCCCGCAGGATTTTATTAGCCGTACGGGGGAACACATAATCCGTTCCTAACAGATAGAATTTTTTATACCCTCCTCCCTCTTTGCTCATCAAATACTCGGCAGCCGGAATCAATTGTTGATTGGGGGTTGCGCCTGTATAGAAAACATTACGGGAACATTCCTCACCCTCATATTGGACCGGATAGAAAAGCAATCCATTGTTCTGCTCAAAAACAGGCAATACAGACTTACGACTTACCGAGGTCCAGCACCCGAAAACAACGGCTACCTTCTCCTGCAACAGGAGTTGTTTGGCTTTCTCTGCAAAGAGGTCCCAATCCGATGCAGGATCCACCACTACAGGTTGAATCGGTTGACCGAGTACACCTCCACTGGCGTTAATTTCTTCAACGGCCATCAGAACCACATCCCGTAAAGACACCTCACTGATGGCCATCGTCCCACTTAATGAATGAAGCACGCCTATTTTAATTCCCTTACCCTGGGCTCTGGCCAGTCGTGGCAGCGGCGTACCCCCTATAAAGCTGCCGGCGGCAAGACCCAGTCCGGCTGCAGCCGTCTGTTTTAAAAACTCCCTACGACCCGGATTTTGAAGCCCCTTAGGACCCTTTGTATCCGACATCTTCATCCTCTTCTTCTTTCTCTTCATAGACCTTCGAAGGAACAAATGAACTCCCCAATCTTTTTTAGAAAAAAGTGGGGAGTTCACCGGTACTTTCAGAAGGAGTGTTAAAACCTAGATTAAGCTTGCTTGGTTGATAGATCTGAAGAGCAACTCAAATGCCAATTCAGTCAAAAACTAACTTATGTAATCTCAACAACTTAAAAAAACCCGTCTGGAAAAAATGCCTAATACTTGGGCAGGTAGGGAGGGGATCTGTCTAAAAAAGAGGCTAAAGGAACTGACCCTAAGTCCTTGCAGTAAATTTTTAAACGTCTGAAAGCCCGAAGATTTCACGAAAACAACCCTGGAAATCTTATGCTGACCCTGACTAAAGAGGTGGCTCCTGGGGAGGGGCGACTCTGCGGAGCTTTTATGTAGGCCATCCTGCCCTTCCTTTCTCACAGGCAGGGAGGGTCAGGGTGGGGTGGTTCCCATGTGCATCAAGTTAAGGATTAAGTAGGGCGTCTGGACACCCTCCTGACTCCCTTTCCGGGGTAGATGTTTCTAACCTGACCCTCTAACCCCCTTCCTGATGCGGGAAGGGGGAACTCGGAGATGGTTTGGATCCTAACTCTTCCCTTTCCTGTAGCCTGGATTAGTACCCTTTCTTGAGGATTAATAAGGCTTCCTACGCTAAGGTTACTTAAAGAAACCTACCCTTAAAAGCATGCTCCCACCTTATCGGCTACACGCTCAGTTAGAAAAATCTCCCCTTTCTTCGCCTCTAGCTTCTCCTCATTCCCCCACTTAGGGCATCTCGATTACTTCACGAAACAATATAATGCCGGTAGTTGAGCGACTTGAACTACACTCCCTTCATTAAGGGGAAAACTTATGCTGACGTCGCTTGGGGTATGTAGATGCTAGGAGGTTGTGGCAAAGCCGGCTTTCCAAGCTGATGTTTGACGATGGCCTCTTAAACCGAGACAACACTAAAATAAACCTTATGAGCTGGATCACGAATCATGTGCTGTTCCCGTGACACCATATCCAATGACCTCCGCTTTACCTGTGCTGCGAAGTACAGCGGAGCAGGGTTAGGTGCAAGCGCGTGTTGGACGGCTTATAACTTCGACAATACCTGTATTCAAATCGTAGTATGCTCCCAGGACATTCACATCCTTGGATATAGGCATTATGAGGTTCTCTATCCGAGCAAGGGTCATTTTTACATGGGTTTTGACAATACTATTTAACAAATCGTCCTCATTCTTGTATTGTGGTATATTCCCGTGCTGTTCTATTGCCAGCGCGATTTGTTCTGTTATGCAAGATGCATCATCAGCGTTTCCTAATTGTTGCCTCTTTTGGATTACAAGTGATACTGCACCACAACGTGCATGCCCAAGCACTACTATCAGAGGAATATAAAGCGATTTGATGCCAAATAGAATGCTCTCCATCACAACTTTGTCAATGGTATGCCCGGCTGTTCGTATCACGAACAAATCACCCAGCCCACAATCGAAAACTATTTCAGGAGGGACACGAGAATCTGAACATCCCAGAATCATGGCAAATGGCTGTTGAGAAACGCTGAGTTGATAACGACGGGCAATACTTATGTCAGAACGCAGTGCCTCGCCGAGAGAAAATCGGCGATTTCCCTGCAAGAGTCGTTCTATTATGTCATTCACAAGCAATTTAATGGCCTCCTTCCTTGAGACTGTGGTTGGAGAGAACAGGTGGATCCATCCACATGAATTATCATGAATTATAAAGTTACCTAACGACCGGGCTAAGCTGCGGGAAGGGGGTAAGGGGCATATACATCAAGCTAAGAAAGGAAAAAGCCTTAAATCCTTAGAACTGCGTACTTTGGAACGGTATTGTAACTGCAAATTTTCGGTTCTGATGACTGTGGTAGACGAGGAGTTGCGAACGCCCTCGGAAGAGGTCTGCCAGCGAGGCGTTCCCCTTGTCGGTCTCAAACCGATACGCCTTATCGATCTGAACCCACGGCAGCTCCTGTCGCCGCCGTGCCAGTTCGTCGCTGTGCTACGTGAGTTTCTTCTCCGCCCCGAGCCGCTCGAGCCGCGCTGCAAGCCACTGTTTACGTGTTCCGGCCGCATGGTGAGTCCTCGTCTTCTCTCCTTTCGTGGGGTCGGTCATAGTATTCTCTCCTTATCGTCTATGTCCGCTCGTGCACCTTCTGGTTTTAGCACGCACAGGATGTGCAGGGAGAGATGCTTGCAGGACGCGTGTTTGGTTAAGGGACGAACTTATGAATTAACTCCTAGCCTTTGTTAAGGCAGGATACTTTGTGCAGGCCGTAAAGAATAACTCCTCGCATGATTTGACTTCTGGTCGCCGATACTTACGGTCGTGACAATTCCGATAGATCGTAGCCCGGTCTCTTGTAAAGCTGCTTCGGTTTGTTGACAATGTCAGGCTTATACACCTTCTCTGCCCAGTCCTGGGGCTCGACCTCTTCTATCGAGACCGAGACGGATTCCTCTCCGCAGCCCAGGATGCTCATGACATCCTTGGTGATAGCTTCTGCGAGCCGGGCCTTCTGTTGCTCGGACCTGCCAGGCCAGAGCTTCAAGATTACATG containing:
- the urtB gene encoding urea ABC transporter permease subunit UrtB, coding for MATIPAGRKKKQKHGIACRWAFIWGLGLLLILIPNGLGGWLQRVEGAEGELTSKMATGGSAPGAEISQEIAALASQDAATLEAAVLALGKRNDLQLLPLFIALREGGLYVWKSADGGSQIVIGGEILTQGETKIVPLFSAYGKQPLLDAKGQILQVPLTELKEIQANRNLRKIIKPFIDDLTNRLSLFSPDSSTRRASAIKLGQMGDPASIPLLTEALAAESDRWNRYAIEAAIQLIKLTDADPTVRRTAARRLGELGVEEAIPGLQKLQDTTPDGSGGDPDPTVREAAGQAIKKIENWAIFTRVVETLFRGISLSSILLLMALGLAIVFGLMGVINMAHGELMMLGAYATYVMQQWFVNSLPASLFNYYFLLALPFSFVVASGMGLLLERCLIRFLYGRPLETLLATWGVSLILQQAVRQIFGAANVSVVSPNWLSGGIQILVGVYLPYNRLFIIGLAVVCVIITYAVLFRSNIGLKIRAVTQNRSMSSCLGIATRKIDAWTFGFGAGMAGLAGCALSQIGNVGPDLGQTYVVDSFMVVVTGGVGKLAGSILAALGIGSLNKIFEPSLGSVFSKVAILILVILLLQAKPSGLFALKGRSIEN
- the urtA gene encoding urea ABC transporter substrate-binding protein; the encoded protein is MSDTKGPKGLQNPGRREFLKQTAAAGLGLAAGSFIGGTPLPRLARAQGKGIKIGVLHSLSGTMAISEVSLRDVVLMAVEEINASGGVLGQPIQPVVVDPASDWDLFAEKAKQLLLQEKVAVVFGCWTSVSRKSVLPVFEQNNGLLFYPVQYEGEECSRNVFYTGATPNQQLIPAAEYLMSKEGGGYKKFYLLGTDYVFPRTANKILRAMLLAKGIPEENIMEEYTPFHHQDYQTIVGKIKKFASGGDAAVLSTINGDSNVPFYKEFVNQGITSEQVPIMAFSVAEDELRGMDTSALVGHLATWNYFQSIDTPENKKFVANFKAYCKKNNLPGGESRVTDDPIEAAYYGVYVWRMAVEKAGTTDVDAVRQAVYGLEFMAPGGKKKMDENNHHTYKPVLIGEIQKDGQFRIVWQSEGLVRAEPWSQYTSPDKGCDWVNHKGTYTKG
- a CDS encoding carbonic anhydrase; the protein is MNDIIERLLQGNRRFSLGEALRSDISIARRYQLSVSQQPFAMILGCSDSRVPPEIVFDCGLGDLFVIRTAGHTIDKVVMESILFGIKSLYIPLIVVLGHARCGAVSLVIQKRQQLGNADDASCITEQIALAIEQHGNIPQYKNEDDLLNSIVKTHVKMTLARIENLIMPISKDVNVLGAYYDLNTGIVEVISRPTRACT
- a CDS encoding tautomerase family protein: MPHVILKLWPGRSEQQKARLAEAITKDVMSILGCGEESVSVSIEEVEPQDWAEKVYKPDIVNKPKQLYKRPGYDLSELSRP